The following coding sequences lie in one Halarcobacter mediterraneus genomic window:
- a CDS encoding substrate-binding periplasmic protein: protein MKNIIFLFTCFLFVLNADEIQPLTESWEPYQIETKDGLEGIGIDLIKEIQKRVGNKKEIKVFPWKRSYNITLNKKGYALFLTTKSKHRENFFKWVGPVNSMKIKFFKNASRKDLSINSIEDAKKVSSIIVAENTISEETLRELGFKNLEINTISNGSFYKLLENKVDLYPVEYDSFIYKLKKMKLEDKIIPVKMKEPIIKSQLYIAFNKKTDDKIIKKWQKALDDIKNDGTYKRILERYGKSEETSFK, encoded by the coding sequence GTGAAAAACATTATATTTTTATTCACTTGTTTTTTATTTGTTTTAAATGCCGATGAAATACAACCATTAACCGAATCTTGGGAACCATACCAAATTGAGACAAAAGATGGATTAGAAGGTATAGGTATTGATTTAATAAAAGAAATACAAAAAAGAGTGGGCAATAAAAAAGAAATCAAAGTTTTCCCTTGGAAAAGAAGTTATAATATTACTTTAAATAAAAAAGGTTATGCTTTATTTCTTACTACAAAATCAAAGCACAGAGAAAACTTTTTTAAATGGGTAGGACCAGTTAATTCTATGAAAATTAAATTTTTTAAAAATGCAAGTAGAAAAGATTTATCAATAAATTCTATTGAGGATGCAAAGAAAGTGTCTTCTATAATAGTTGCAGAAAATACTATTTCAGAAGAAACTTTAAGAGAATTGGGATTTAAAAATTTAGAAATTAATACTATTTCAAATGGCAGTTTTTATAAACTTTTAGAAAATAAAGTTGATTTATATCCTGTAGAGTATGATTCATTTATATATAAACTAAAAAAAATGAAACTTGAAGATAAAATAATTCCTGTAAAAATGAAAGAACCTATTATTAAATCTCAACTATATATTGCTTTTAATAAGAAAACAGATGATAAAATCATAAAGAAATGGCAAAAAGCTTTAGATGATATTAAAAATGATGGAACATACAAAAGAATATTAGAAAGATATGGTAAAAGTGAAGAGACTTCTTTTAAATAA
- a CDS encoding flavodoxin, with translation MKAIFYATSTGNTEEVANKINDNLEGFDLVDIASDGVDKMNDCEVIIMGISTWGEGELQDDWEDCFDDIKEMDFSGKKVALFGLGDQESYGHEFVDALGIMYETLIENKAEIIGKTSTDGYEYEYSRAEVDGEFAGLVIDEDNQSDLTDERVENWCNKITALF, from the coding sequence ATGAAAGCAATATTTTACGCAACAAGTACAGGAAATACAGAAGAAGTAGCAAATAAAATTAATGATAATTTAGAAGGTTTTGATTTAGTTGATATAGCAAGTGATGGTGTAGATAAAATGAATGATTGTGAAGTAATTATTATGGGTATTTCTACATGGGGAGAAGGTGAACTTCAAGATGATTGGGAAGATTGCTTTGATGATATAAAAGAAATGGATTTCTCAGGGAAAAAAGTAGCTCTTTTTGGTTTAGGAGATCAAGAAAGTTATGGTCATGAATTTGTTGATGCTTTAGGAATAATGTATGAGACATTAATTGAGAATAAAGCAGAAATTATTGGAAAAACTTCAACTGATGGTTATGAATATGAATATTCTAGAGCTGAGGTAGATGGTGAATTTGCTGGACTTGTTATTGATGAAGATAATCAATCTGACTTAACTGATGAAAGAGTTGAAAACTGGTGTAATAAAATTACAGCTTTATTCTAA
- a CDS encoding DUF2325 domain-containing protein, whose protein sequence is MSVLIIGGDKIDTIKSILDQLGSFSITHWDTRKKSSACRKDIPQNTDYVLMLTDFLNHNAMYKYRKEAKKKNIPIICTKRSASSVYCEVCKFLNMNKCEE, encoded by the coding sequence ATGTCAGTTTTAATTATTGGTGGGGACAAAATTGATACTATAAAAAGTATTCTAGATCAGTTAGGTAGTTTTTCTATAACACATTGGGACACAAGAAAAAAATCAAGTGCTTGTAGAAAAGATATACCTCAAAATACAGATTATGTTTTAATGCTAACTGATTTTTTAAATCATAATGCTATGTATAAATATAGAAAAGAAGCAAAAAAGAAAAATATTCCAATTATCTGTACTAAAAGAAGTGCAAGCTCTGTGTATTGTGAGGTTTGTAAATTTCTTAATATGAATAAATGTGAGGAATAA